The following nucleotide sequence is from Euzebyales bacterium.
AGCGGCCCGGACAGCGCGGCCGCGAGTGCCGCGTCCGCAGCGGGCAGGGAATCGTGGTCGGACGCCATGCGCCAATGCTAGGCCTCAGTGCACGGTCGGGTGCGGCGTCAGCCCGTGCGGCACCTCGCGTCGAGCGCGGCGGCGGCGCGGTCGCGCGCCCAGTTCCAAGACAAGGACGGCTCGCCGGCAACGGGCACGGTACGGGTGCACAACGCCGCGCGCAGCTGCGCACGGTACGGAGGATCGAGCCGGTCGGCGACGTCGACCAGGACGGGTACGGCGTCGTCGGACAGCCCGGCGGCGTAGCCGACGTCGAGGCGTCCAGTCTGCTCCCAGTGCCGGATGTTGTGGTGGACGACGAGCGCCTCGGGGTTGACCACGTTGAGGACCAGCAGCACGGCCAGACCGGTGCCTGCGGCGAAC
It contains:
- a CDS encoding DUF4153 domain-containing protein, with the translated sequence FAAGTGLAVLLVLNVVNPEALVVHHNIRHWEQTGRLDVGYAAGLSDDAVPVLVDVADRLDPPYRAQLRAALCTRTVPVAGEPSLSWNWARDRAAAALDARCRTG